The segment ATCCGTACCGGCGCAATGATCTGCTTCAGCTCCAGCAATCCCTTGTGCGGCTTTCGATCCGGGGAAACCAGACCGTCAATGCAGAAGTTTCCATCATTCGGCTTGTCGCCAAAATCGCCGCCATAGGCATAGTAGCGCTCGCCCTGCTCTGTTCTCCTCTCTATCCCGTGATCGCACCACTCCCATACACAGCCGCCCATCAGCTTCGGATAGGCATAAATGACGTTCCAGTAGTCCATCAGGTCACCCGGCCCATTGCCCATGGCATGGCTGTATTCGCACAGAAACAGCGGCTTCTTGCTGCCTGCATCCTTGGCATAGGCTTCAATCTGAGATACGGATGCGTACATCCGGCTTTCCATATCCAGCGCTTCGGTGTCGGCATTCCCCCTGTACTGCGGGGCAGCGCCTTCATAATGCACGGGACGGGAAGGATCACGCTGACGGGTCCATTGCGCCATGGCGATATGATTCACCCCATAGCCGGACTCATTCCCCATCGACCAAATGACGACGCAAGGCTGATTCTTGTCACGTTCCACCATCCGCTTCGCCCGGTCTATAAAAGCATGCTCCCAAGCGGTATCATTGGACAGCTGGTGGAAGTCGTCATAGGACTGCATTCCTTCGCCCTTCTCCATGTTTCTCCAGTTATCTGCAATCGCCAGGCCATGGCACTCCAGATCTGCTTCGTCAATCACATAGAAGCCATATTGGCTGCACAGCTCCAGAAACCGGGGGTCATTCGGGTAGTGAGAGGCACGAATCGTATTCACATTATGTTGTTTCATCAGCTTCAAGTCTTCAATCATATGCTGCAGCGGAATGGTCTGCCCGAGCTTGGGATGAGAATCATGGCGGTTCACACCCTTCAGCTTTACCGGCACGCCGTTAATCTGGAAGACGCCCTCAGAGATTTCCACCCGCCGGAAGCCGACTGTAAACCGTAGAACCTCATCCCCGCAATAGAGCAGCAGCTCATACAGCACCGGTGACTCCGCACTCCACAGCATGGGATTCTCTACCTTCATGGCGAGGACGCCGCTAGAGTCTATGAAGTCTTGCACCACAGCAAGCTCCAGTCCATCAGGGGATGACAGCACCGCTGAAACCTTTACGGCACCCGTGGTTTCCAGCCTGATGTCAAGCAGCGCTTCTTGATCATCTGCCTGTAGGGTAGTCTGCACAAACACATCCCTCACATGATTGCGGTCTCGAGCAAGCAAATAGACATCCCGAAAAATGCCGGAATATCTCCACAAATCCTGATCCTCTAAATAGGTACCATCGCAATATTTCAGCACCATCACAGCCATCCGATTTCTACCCGGAACCAGATATGGCGTCAGGCAGAATTCAGCCGGTACCCGGCTGCCCTGACTGTAGCCGACCAGCTGGCCATTCACCCATACGTAGAAGCAGGCGTTCACGCCTTCAAAAACAACATAGCCTTCCTTATCCTGCCACGCCTTCGAAACCTGAAAATCCCGGATATACAAGCCTGCCGGATTGTCATCCGGAACAAAAGGCGGGTCACAGGGAATCGTGTAATTGACATTAGAGTAATGCATCTGGTCGTAGCCATGGGTTTGCCAGCAGGAAGGCACCAGCAGCGAATCCCAGCCCTCTGCCGGATACTCTGCTTCATAGAATCGCTCTTCAACCTGCTCTACGCTGTGATGATATTGAAATTTCCATTCCCCGTTCAGGGTCTGATAGTACGGAGAACGGCCTCTTTTTAACGAAGCGGCCTCTTCCCTGCTTGAGTAGGGGATGTAATAGGCCCTC is part of the Paenibacillus algicola genome and harbors:
- a CDS encoding glycoside hydrolase family 2 TIM barrel-domain containing protein, with the translated sequence MLNLEKYWEKPGIVEVNRELPRAYYIPYSSREEAASLKRGRSPYYQTLNGEWKFQYHHSVEQVEERFYEAEYPAEGWDSLLVPSCWQTHGYDQMHYSNVNYTIPCDPPFVPDDNPAGLYIRDFQVSKAWQDKEGYVVFEGVNACFYVWVNGQLVGYSQGSRVPAEFCLTPYLVPGRNRMAVMVLKYCDGTYLEDQDLWRYSGIFRDVYLLARDRNHVRDVFVQTTLQADDQEALLDIRLETTGAVKVSAVLSSPDGLELAVVQDFIDSSGVLAMKVENPMLWSAESPVLYELLLYCGDEVLRFTVGFRRVEISEGVFQINGVPVKLKGVNRHDSHPKLGQTIPLQHMIEDLKLMKQHNVNTIRASHYPNDPRFLELCSQYGFYVIDEADLECHGLAIADNWRNMEKGEGMQSYDDFHQLSNDTAWEHAFIDRAKRMVERDKNQPCVVIWSMGNESGYGVNHIAMAQWTRQRDPSRPVHYEGAAPQYRGNADTEALDMESRMYASVSQIEAYAKDAGSKKPLFLCEYSHAMGNGPGDLMDYWNVIYAYPKLMGGCVWEWCDHGIERRTEQGERYYAYGGDFGDKPNDGNFCIDGLVSPDRKPHKGLLELKQIIAPVRIEAVKLQEGRLRIHNLYDFNDLSHLIFYWKLECEGEVIQQGEFQHVPAPPHAHAEVKLEVDFNAAIPGELVLTITCCLKEQSGWAERGHEIMFSQFIVKPESARSLQPAADSPWRMLTATEQRGMLSLEGLDFRHVFDLKKGMPVELSKHGVPLIQEPPSFNMWRAPIDNDMNLTRRWAYEGLEHAGMKVYACEWSQSPEQEVRVKVKFSLGVYTRKPIVRGEAEWCFTPGGGVWVKVTAQVKEEIDFLPRFGLQLVLPEGLDQVEYYGYGPHESYIDKRYSVRKGKYRHTADEMAETYIMPQETGSRWGTEWARVTNELGMGLRCEAGQPFSFNVSHFLPGDLTKAKHAHELQKRKETILQLDYKMSGVGSHACGPMLAEEYQMNEKQFTFEFHLLPVFAEDE